In Oryza sativa Japonica Group chromosome 11, ASM3414082v1, the following are encoded in one genomic region:
- the LOC4349542 gene encoding uncharacterized protein: MAAEKTKQRRGIEESARMRDKGRLSDETPSEEGHEIIRFRRGWESLYSHPHRSFDATTFAPMRYTHVPIPKYADCNYGLQIFSVKVNQLLLNEEEEEEEEEGLHWPLHVYGLVATRDSLDPRRNLLFNRTRDNCQILTQQDPFLLLTGPTRAVVLVIDPVKFEIQLKAKGTSESEDKVLNFRVLVYHHDYSLADPPFIVRRRRRCKRSELEFAFTLLVRSVEATISVQVVDGSSWPDDLGVQVAARTASISDEAIKLLDSRSAHGGRVPICPDDGVIKCH, encoded by the exons atggcggcggagaAAACCAAGCAGAGGCGCGGAATTGAGGAGAGCGCGAGGATGAGGGACAAGGGTCGATTGTCCGACGAGACACCGTCGGAGGAGGGCCACGAAATCATCCGTTTCCGCCGCGGCTGGGAATCCCTTTACTCCCATCCACACCGATCCTTCGATGCAACCA CTTTCGCCCCGATGCGCTATACACATGTACCCATCCCAAAGTACGCGGACTGCAACTACGGTCTGCAGATCTTCTCCGTCAAAGTCAACCAACTCCTCCTcaacgaggaagaggaagaggaagaggaagaggggctCCACTGGCCATTGCACGTCTATGGCTTGGTCGCCACCAGGGACTCGCTTGATCCTAGGCGCAATCTTCTTTTCAACCGCACCAGGGATAACTGCCAAATCCTCACCCAACAG GATCCATTTTTGCTGCTAACAGGGCCAACTCGTGCTGTTGTGCTAGTAATTGATCCTGTGAAATTCGAAATCCAACTAAAAGCGAAAGGCACAAGTGAGTCTGAAGACAAAGTGCTCAATTTCAGAGTCCTTGTCTATCACCATGATTATTCTTTGGCAGATCCTCCTTTCATAGTTCGGAGGCGTCGCCGTTGCAAGAGAAGTGAGCTTGAGTTTGCATTTACACTGCTTGTTCGGTCAGTTGAGGCGACTATCAGTGTCCAGGTTGTTGATGGGTCGTCATGGCCGGATGATTTGGGAGTACAGGTTGCTGCCCGCACGGCCAGTATAAGTGATGAGGCCATCAAGCTACTTGATTCTCGATCTGCACATGGTGGTAGAGTGCCCATCTGCCCTGACGATGGTGTGATTAAatgccactga